The following nucleotide sequence is from Populus trichocarpa isolate Nisqually-1 chromosome 11, P.trichocarpa_v4.1, whole genome shotgun sequence.
GTCTGGCAATAAAAATCACCATTGCCAAATATGGCCCTGTATTTGGCCTTCTGGGCATTCTTGATGGAACCCCACATTATACATGCCTCAGCAATGAAGACTGTAATCCTGATTTATATCATGCTGCATACAATATTTTTAGCACCGATAGAGGCATGACAGTTTAAATCAAGAATGTTAGGTTTGACAACTCCttagatttatatttatttggacTCAACGcatagttaaatttaaaaatattggatCTAGAATTAAGTCAGATTCATCTCATCTGTTCGTTGTGTTATTATGCCTCACTCCTTTATCGTTGTGTTATTATCctgattttaggttttttaaatatgaatttagactaaaaaataaatttgaaaaatatattcatcCATCAAAATAAGAGGTGAGAAGCAATACTTTCAGTACTTCTCATCTGTTCAGCTGCAAGGGCTGGAGCAAATGCAATGAAGTCAATGGCAAAGACCACCATGAATAGCAGTTTTGATGCCAGagcaacctctctctctctctctctctctctctctctctctctctctctctctgttaaCAAGGATGCGATGAGGAAAAAGTCTACAGTAGTACTTTAAATAGTTTAGTCAGTAAAACAAAATTGGTTGACAAGTGTTGCAATAAAATAAACGAGTAGTTCCAACTTATTCGAAACTTCTTATAAACTAGAAGACGACAAAGTTGAGTTTGTCAACACAAGCTAGCAGAGAAGTGCCCACTGGCCAGTAGAAGAATTTATAAATACAGGCCCCAGGCTTACCAGCCACTTTGCACTGTATCTTTAGCATTTCAAGAAACCCTTGCTTTTGAGGCCAACAATAagtttagttgtttttaattatatgctgATTAAAGTTctcaattacaattacaagaaCGAGGGATTCATTCTATTTTGCTTAGATCtcaaacttcttttttaatctttttattctcCTATATTCTCAGAACAGTTAGTTTTCCTGCTTGGGGTATCCTCAGTTTTATTGCCAAgcagagatttaaaaaaaaaatgaagatagaGAAGGATAATATTCCGGTGGATGCTTAGCAACACCAATGAAGATCATCTAGATTGGTTACTTGGTCAATAGGGTGACATTATCAGTTTTTTACACACCCTGAAGATACACAAACAGCAGTCTTCTATTATTGATGGGTatgggaaaaacaaaaaattcacatcatgatgaaagaagaaaaaaaatcaggaatATGATCTAAGATACAAACTATCATCAACTATGAACATTTAATACATGAAGCGCAACCCAAAAAACAGACAATGGAGGAGGCAAATCGATGTAGAGATCTAGGCATTCACATGTATAGGATGGTCACATCACACATTAAAGCAAGCTCACTTGTAGGTCCCCATACCCACACCAACATCTCCACCGTATGGCTGGAAGCTGTCACTGGCCTTGGAATAGCAAATATAGTAGAGCTCGGACACTATGGCTGTGAACAAAGTAAAAGCAGCTCCTGCCCCAAAAACTCCCTTCCTCAATGATGGGCAATCCAGGGTTTCACCGAAAAAATTCTTGTACCTGGTGTGGTAGGCATTCCTTACTGAACCCGCAAGCAAGCATATCTCAGCAATGAAGAAAAACACCCTGGTACGGACAATTTAGGATGTTCAGAAAAAGATAACATAGGTTCCATAAGATACATTGCAAGAAATAGACCTGCTAACTTTAGCTTGCTCGAATATAACATGGTAATGGATAAAGGTTAGCAGCATCTATGTTCAATGATGGATAGGTTTATAGTTCAGCTTTGGATTGGCATCACCTACCAGCAGGTTATATACAGGATAACTGCCCAAGCCCTAGAACCTCCAGGACTCAAAGGCTTGCCACAGCAGAAGCATTTACTGGCAAACATAATAAGGACTTGGCTAGCCATGAGGAACAAAAAAGCGCCAACACCAAAGCCAGTTGCAATGTCTGAATCATAGATGCAGTAACTGTAATCTTTTTCAGTATCTGGTTGGACAGTGGCCTGCAAAGCAAGATATTGTTGATTTGTTACCTCACTAAAAATCGACTGCTCAGCGGCCAGAAGGTAAAAACTACAAATAAGAGGTCTGCCAAGCATGTTGCAACCATCTTGGGGAGTATGCGTCGTTCTCATATCAATTGCACCTCCACGCAGtttcaaaatctattaaaaagcCACACATTGACtttcaagatataatatttttttaatattcgcCTCCAGGTTGTCTACAATGATTTGCAGGTTAATCTGATTGCGAGTGTTTGAGAGAGTAGGGTAATGGTTGGttcttaatctattttttatttattaatatgttaaaataatatttttatattttttaaaattatttttatcaatatcacatcaaattaatttaaaaacacaaaaaaaaaattaatttaataaataaaaaataaaaaaattcaatttttcataaacaatttcTAATCACAATAACAGACAATCCCGTCATTGAGGGCCCCAGAAAAGGACAACCCACCTCTCTTCAACAAAGAAAAGTACAGCTATCAGCAACTAAACTATGTGATTGCCAGGTAAGTTTTGTGGACTGGGTGAAATGCAAAGATCAATCTAGATCCTTCTCTCTCCTTGTGAAAATGGTAGCTGCTAAGTATCAATCAATAACAGGGGGGAAAAtacttaaggaaaaaaaaaaactcacagcCAATTTGAGAAAAAGTTCTAATATGTTCCAGGTTACaaataaatcttgaaaacaaaatctgCCTGGAAAGTTTTCTTTCTACTTGCCATCTCATGCTTCGGTTCATTTCTGGAAGAGTCATAGAAAGGGAGTAATCTGCGTTTTACATCACTAAAATTCTAAAATGCTATTTGTATCAACAGATCTGGTAATTTTATTGCTAACATACTTTTGGAACCAATTCTACGTTGAAGATTTTTGCTTCATcaagtcaaaatatttttgcatcTAGACTCAATCTTTGTTGTTGTCCCTCTATCAAATGTTGTAAacattttcagataaaaaactgaaaattcaTTTCATTAGGTCCATAATCTCAATCAAGACTccttctttcttcattttcttgacAATTTCTCAGCTACCAAACAAAACAGATTAGCAGGATCACTTAAATCTCACAAACCCAGAAACCATACAATTAAACATGTATTCCCCATATCCAAGATTTAGTACTTTTCTCTttcattccttcttttttcttgaaaaccaaacaaacccCTTTAACAAAACCTCACATTTGTACCGTCAAGAAAACcaggaaacacaaaaacaacaaaagaatgcCTTGACTTGGTACACATAACCAATAATAGATTAACCAAGAAAACTGAAGAAGggactataaatatatatttacttacAGTGCTTCTTCTCTGCTCAGCCGCAACAGCCAAACCAAATGCTATGATATCAAAGACAGAGACTATAATCAACAAC
It contains:
- the LOC7462348 gene encoding uncharacterized protein LOC7462348, which gives rise to MASKLLLIIVSVFDIIAFGLAVAAEQRRSTATVQPDTEKDYSYCIYDSDIATGFGVGAFLFLMASQVLIMFASKCFCCGKPLSPGGSRAWAVILYITCWVFFFIAEICLLAGSVRNAYHTRYKNFFGETLDCPSLRKGVFGAGAAFTLFTAIVSELYYICYSKASDSFQPYGGDVGVGMGTYK